Within Candidatus Manganitrophaceae bacterium, the genomic segment TTCCCGACCCACCGTCATTTTTAAAATGATCGATGGAAAAAAACATGAACCCTTTGAACACCTGACCTTAGACCTGGAAGATGCCTACGTCGGGGCCGTGATGGAAGGCCTGGGGAGACGTAAAGGAGAGCTTCAAAACATGGGAAGCTCTCATGGTGGCAATACGCGCCTTGAATTTGAGATCCCCTCGCGGGGCCTGGTGGGCTACCGCTCTGAATTTTTGACGGTGAGCCGGGGAACCGGGATCATGAATTACAATTTTTCGTCTTATCGGCCCTATAAGGGAGAGATCCCGGCCCGGACCAAGGGTGCCCTGATCGCAATGGAAAAAGGGCAGGCGGTGACCTTCTCCCTGTATAATCTCCAACCAAGAGGCACATTGTTCATCAGCCACGGGGAAAAGGTTTATGAGGGGATGGTGATCGGCGAGCATTCCCGTGGCAGCGACCTGGTGGTCAACGCCTGCAAGAAGAAGAATCTGACCAATATGCGCTCCTCTGGTGCGGATGAGGCCTTGACCCTGACGCCGCCGAGAAAGATGGAACTTGAGATCTCCATTGCCTTCCTCTCTGATGACGAATTGCTTGAGGTGACGCCAAAATCAATCCGAATCCGCAAGAGGTTCCTGACAGAACTCGAACGAAAAAGGGCATCAAAAAAGTAGCTCCCAATATTCTCTCCCCTTCCTGTAGCAGGAGTCTTCAATGATCATCTCCAGGAAGGGGGAAACCCTTCGAACACATTCCGCGGCAATTACTACTTGACCTCAACCTTTTGCCCATTGTTTAATATCCTCTAGCGGATGATTCTCCGAAAGTCTTTCCCGCTCCAGTAAAAAAACAGACTTTTTTACGATTACGGAACGGTTCAAGTTGCTTATATTTTTCTCCAGGGTAAGGCGCGAGGAACACAGAACCGCAGCGTATGCCCCATACGTGAGGATTCGAGTACCACAGCAACGCAGCCATGGAGGAAAAGATGAGTGACTTGATCCGTTCCTGTAGGTTGCTGAAGAAAGGGTAGACCTCATTCAGACCTTCATCGCCAAACTCTCTATTCTGATCCCCCTCCTTCCGCTTGTGGCGGGCCTCCTGATCCCGATCCTGGGGAAGCGGATCAAGGAAAACGTTTACAAAATCGGTCTTACAGCCCAGGTTGCAGCATTCTTCACGGCCCTGCTGGCGCTCTACCAGGTGAGCGTCGGTGGACCCATTCAAATCGGTCCTCTCTCCTTCTTTGGGGGAAATGGCATCATCCCTTTCGGTCTTTTTATCGACCGTCTGACGGCCGTGATGATGGTCCTTGTCACCTCGGTCAGCATTGTCATTCATATTTTTGCGTCGCGTTATCTCCAGGAAGAACCGGGATACACGCGTTTCTATACCCTTCTGTCCCTTATCACCTTCGTCCTGCTTGCCCTGGTCGCAAGTCCCAATCTTCTGATGCTTTTTGTCTTCTGGCAGCTTTTAAGCTGGACCCTCTATTTGCTGCTGGCCTACAATATCACCCACCTCCCCAGTGCTCAGGCGGCTTTTAAAACCCTTATTATTCTTCGGATCGGAGATGTCTTTTTTCTTGGGGGCGTTATTCTGGCCTATCTTGTCTTTGGGACGCTTGATTTTCCGCTGCTCTTTGAGCGGGCTGCGGCAGGGCCGGTTTCGCTCTCTCTTCTGCCGGGAGGGCTGTTGACGATGGATGCGGTCACGGCCATCACGCTTCTTATCTTTATCGGTGCGATGAGCAAGTCCGTTCAATTTCCACTCCACGTCTGGCTCCCCGATACGATGCATGCCCCCTCTCCGGTCTCGGCCCTGATGCATGCGGGGATTGTGAATTCAGGCGGATTTTTATTGAGCCGACTTGCGCCCCTCTACGGGCTCTCGCCGACAAGCCTCCATGTGGTTTTTGCGGTTGGGGCACTCACCACCCTCATCGGAGCCCTGATCATGCTCACGGTAAACGATGTCAAAAAGATGCTCGGCTACTCGACCATCGCCCAGATGGGCTACATGATTATGGAGTGCGGATTGGGTGCCTTTGCTTTAGCCATTTTCCATTTTATTGCCCACGGTCTCTTTAAGGCGACCCTCTTTTTAAGCTCGGCCAGCACCATCCAGGCGGCGCGCGAAGAACCTAAGTTTCCTCATTCTGTTAATGACGCAAAGCCGCCGGCGGCCTTTTCGCCCCTCACCTGGGGAACGGGACTCTTCACCACTCTTCTTCTCCCTCTCCTCATTCTTCTGGCCGCCCATGACCTTTTTCACATTCCACTAGAGGAGGCACATGGGGCCGTTATCTTTCTTTTCTTCAGTTGGGTCACCTCTTCTCAGGCGATTATCAGCCTTTACCGTCTTAATGCGGTGGCATCCTGGAAAGTGGCCGGGGCGATGGTTCTGGCACTGATCTTCATCGTTTTTACCTATCTCTGGGCCGGAGAACTCTTCACGCACTTCCTCTTTCCCGAGCCCGGCCTGGCGGACTATTACTTCCAGGTCGCGGCCTTGCCTCCTTTCTTATTTGACTCGGCGGTTATCGTAGCGACCCTGCTGATCGTTCTGGTCTGGGTCAACCACTACGCTGAGGCACATGGGAGAAAGTTTTCGAAACCGGTCTGGATGACCGACCTTCAGGAACGGTCCTACGTTCTTTGCATCAACCGTTTCTACATCGACACACTTTACGTTTGTCTGAATAAAAGGATGATTTATTTGGCGAACCTCATCGACAAACGTGTTCTGGCAAGGATTCCTTAAATGGCAAAGAGGTACAAAATAAGCGCCATCGGTATTGCCCTCGCAACGCTCATCGTCCTGCCGGTCCTTTTGTCCGGGGAGGCGGCTTCCCTGAGTGCCCCGCTGACCCTCTTGCTTCCTCTTGCGGCCATACTCACTTTGCTTGCCGCTCTTTCACATGAGACTGCTCCGTCCGACCTGCTCACCCTCCTGATCTTCCTAGGACTCGGTTTGGGCTTTATGATCGTGCCGGGAAAAATAGGTCATCTCTCTCTTGGCGGGGTTTTCATTGTTTTAATTCTCTTGTTGATCCGACAAAAAAGTCGATCTCGTTTTTCAGAACTTTGGGGTGTCGGGCTCTATGGATTCGCGCTGGTGATGCTGATAGCTTCGCTTGTATCCTCCCCCTCAACCGGGCGAATCCTGTTGCTCCTCACCTATGCCGTTCTCCTGCCGACTTGTCCTCTGCATGGGGCTTCCATTGTGACCTTCAGCCGTCTGGGCGGGATCCTCCCCAACTTTTTTGCTCTCTTTCTGCCTGCTCTGGGATTGAAGGGGGTCCTTGGGATACTTGCTGAATTACCGCCGCAACTCATGGGCATCGTATCCATTTTTGCATTGATCGGCGCACTTTACGGTGGCGTGCGGGCGCTGGTGCAAACTCATATCCGCCCGCGTCTGGCCTATGCCGGGCTTACCTTCTGGTCGATCCTCTGGTGGTATCTTGCTGGCACCGGGATTGGAACTGCACCCGCCATTCTCTACTTCTGCGCCATCGCCCTGACCATGCAGGGGCTCTTTCTCAGTGGGCAGGTGTTGGAAACTCGTCACGGCGATCTGGATCTCAACCAACTGGGGGGGGTGGCGCGGGTCATGCCTCGTTTTGGCATCCTGCTCAGCCTTCTGGTTGCCGCGGCAATGGGGCTGCCTCTCTTTGGTTCTTTTACCGCCCTGTTTGCGATGGCCACATCCCCGGAAATAACACTTTCCTGGGGCGTTGCCGTTGTTCTTCTGGCCTGGTTGCTGGCTTCATGGCATTTCCCCCTATTCATGCAGCGCATCCTCCTGGGTCCGGCAAAACCGGGCAGAATTTACCGCGACCTGGTCCCAAGCGAGACACTTTCGCTCACCCTGATTGTGGCGATGATTGTGATACTGGGGATCGCCCCCGACGCGCTCTTCGGGCCGGAGTTTTCTCTGCAACAAAGCCTTGTGGTTCATGATGCCAAGCCCAGGTAAGATGGATATGATGCAAATAGCGATCAATAAACAAAAAAAAACCTACAGCGACTCTGCCCGGATGGGATTAAGAGGACTCGTCCGGATCGCGAGCGAGATCAACTCGGCCTTCTGGCCAATGCGCTCCTTTGTCGCCAACAACCCGCTTCATTCCCTGGAGTATCTTGATTTTGAAACGGCCATACGACTTTGCAAGGATAAACTCGGAGGATCCGGCTATCTCTCAAATGAGATCTACCGGGACTATTTCACCTCCGGGCGCATCCTTGAGGAAGATGTCGATTTTGCACTTAAACCACTGGCGCAGGATAAAAAACTTCAACTCGGCGGCCGGGAGGTGAGCCAAAGTGAAGTGCTTCGGGTGCAGCTTCTTGTTCCGACATCTCCTCCGGATGCAGCGGGACCGAAAATCCTGCTCCAACATTCAAAAGACAGGACAGGTCTTGAAAATCTGGCGGAAACGCTGAAAAGGGTTTTCAAAGGAAAGGCCCTTTCTGAATGCCTTGCCGCCACGCAGGAAGCAGATGCAGAGAAACTGGCCCAAGGCCAGACGCTCTCCCACTGGTGTGACTCAAGTTTTGGAACAATGATCGTCGATCGTATCAATGGTGAGATGATCCGTTGGTGTGGGGCATTCTTAGATGAGGGACAAGCCCCCTGGGAAATGCCCGCAAGAGAGAAAGGTTTCTACATGGCCTGGAAGGCCGCCGCCTTAGAGACCTGGGATGGCGCGGGCATCCGCAATATCCGAGAAAAAGTAAGCCACCTGCCGGAGCATCCGGAAGATGCCATCCTCGAAAGTCTTCATTTCCTGGGCATCCCGGAGTCCGCGTGGGAAAATTATCTGTCGCGCCATCTTGCCGCCCTCCCGGGTTGGGCGGCATTTGCAAATTGGCGGGCGAGGCAGGCCGAATATGAATGGCAGCAGGCTTATCCCATCGACCTGGTTCAGATTCTTGCAGTCCGCTTGTGGTATGAGCGAGAATGGGTCTCAAAAACCTGCCAAATAGAACTTGACGCGGGCGAAGTCAAACCCTGTCAGGCAATCTCCACTTATATGGAAAAAGTGCCTGCACAGTACTTTTTGAGGAAGGAACGGACGGCTGTAAACCTCCCCGCCTGGCTTTCAGAAGAGGTTGATCTCCTGCTTTATGCCGGATCATCAGCCGGAAACAAGTGTTGGGATCAGTTGGCCAGCCGGTACGAAATGGAAGAAGGCCCGGACCGGGATCGCCTTTCCCGGCTTTTCGACGCATGGCGTCTCACGGCCCTGGCGGCGGGGCTCAAGATCAATCCTGAAAGACTGACGGACCTTGCCGTGGATGAACTGACAACGCTGCTCTCCTGGCTGGATGACTTTCCAGAATCACGGCATGGACCGGTCTGGCTGGAGGCTTTTGAGGCCGGCTATCGGCATTCACTCATCAAAAAATTAGAACGTCGAACCGGCAAAGCAGAAGGGAGAACAGCAAGGCCCACGGCTTCGCCGGTCACCCGCCCCCTGGCCCAGGCGATCTTCTGCATTGATGTCCGTTCGGAGCCCTTTCGCCGGCAACTGGAGCATGTCGGCCACTATGAGACATATGGCGTTGCCGGTTTTTTTTCGGCCTTTATCCGCTATCGCGCCTTTGGAAGCCATCACGAGACCGACCTTTTTCCGGTCGTCATGGAGGCCAAGAATGTCATCCATGAAATCCCGAGAAACACTGAAGAAAAACGCGTGTCCCGTCATCTGGCCGGGGCGAAGCTCCTCCATGTCGGACACACCCTCTTTCATGACCTGAAAGAGAATGTGATCACCCCCTATGTCATGGTCGAATCCATCGGCTGGTTTTTCGCCTTCCCTTTTTTTGGAAAAACCTTCTGGCCGGTGGAGTATGCGGATTGGGTGAATCGTCTGCTGAAAAGATTTGCACCGCCGATTGCCACGACCATGACGCTAGATAAACAGACCAGGGGCGAGGTGGAAGAGATCATCGCATCCGAGCAGTGCGTTACTGTACGGCAGGCGCTTCGGGGATGGCTTGAACGCTCAGTGGTTAATGTCCCCCATAACCAGATTAAGGCCCTGAGGGACTGGGCCTTGAACTCCGATCACATAAAGGATGCGACCTCAGAAAATACACATCAGAAGGCCCTTTCTCACTTTAAATCGGAAGCAGATGCCACGGCCTTTGTTGAACAACTGCGCGTTCGACACCGGATTACCCTCGGATGGTCTTCAGCCCGAATGGAGCAGATCACACGGACCGGATATACCCTGAAAGAACAGGCCTTCACGGTCGAGACGGCCCTGAGAGTGATGGGGCTCACCGAAAATTTTGCACGTTTTGTTCTGTTTTGCGCGCATGGCAGCAGCAACGAAAACAACCCCTTCGCGGCAGCCCTTGACTGCGGTGCCTGCGGCGGGAATTCGGGGGTCCCTAACGCGCGTGTGCTTGCGGCGATGGCAAACAAGCGGGAAGTCCGTGAACTGCTTTCCAAAAAAGGGCTCGTCATCCCCGAAGACACCTGTTTTATTGCCGCAGAGCATGATACGACGACCGATGTCGTCAAGCTGTTTGATTTAGAGGACCTCTCCGCAGTCAGTCAACAGGCGCTTTCTCCCTTAATAGAGGACCTTAAAAAAGCAGGTATCATGAATAACCAGGAACGCTGTCGAAGCCTGCCTGATTTCAAGGCCGGGCTTTCGCCTCTGGAGGCGGTTGAAAATGTCCGGATACGGAGCAGGGCCTGGAACCAGGTGCGGCCGGAATGGGGGCTTTCTGGAAATGCTGCGTTCATTATCGGCCATCGTCGTCTGACGGAAGGTATTGATCTGGCCGGACGGGTTTTTCTCCACTCCTACGATGAAGATGCCGACCCGGAAGGAACGCTACTCGAAATCATTATGACCGGCCCCCAGGTGGTCACCCAATGGATCAACATGGGGTACTATTTTTCCATGGTCGATAATGAGGTCTACGGGAGCGGGAACAAGATTTACCACAATGTTGCCGGACGGATCGGGATCATGTATGGTCCGACCAGCGACCTGCGGACGGGACTCCCCTGGCAAACGGTCACAAAAGGCAATCGTCCCTACCATGAGCCGATGCGCCTGCTGGTATTGATCGAGGCCCCGAGAGCGCGGATTAATCCCATTATCGCACGGCATAAAATTTTACAGCACTACTACCACAATCGTTGGGTGAAGCTGATTGCCCTGGAAGGGGGCCGTTATTATCAATATCTTCCGAGTAGTGAATGGGTGGAGGAATAAATGAGAAAAGGAGACATTACATGACCAGTTTAGTGCTTCACCCCATGAAAGAGGTTCGGGTGATTATTCCAGGCGAAGAGCAGAGTTTTGTGATCCAAATACTTGACACGCTCAAGATTTCCGGCTACACGATTATAAAAAACCTTTCCGGGAAAGGACGACATGGTTTTCATGTCTCCCACCCTATGTTTGATGAGACTGAAAGTCTTCTGATGATCATGACGGTCGTCCCGGAAGAGAAGGTGCCCCCGATTCTTTCGGGATTGGCCCCGATTTTAGATCGGGATATGGGCGTAATGTTCGTCAGCGATGTTGCCGTCAGCCGTCTGGAGCATTTTTCTGAGCCACAGGGAGATGGATGACAGGATATGCCGTGAGATGGTTCATTACCTTTTAAATTGACAAACCTTCAGTTGCTGTCATATTATTGAAAAAAATTAGCGACTTTGTGTGCCGCTAGGAAGTGGGTATTCTTCCAAGCAAGTGCTATAATAATCCAACAGGAGTTAAGATGGGACAAGAAAAGGAATCAGCGTATCGTGTTGTGTCAGGTCCGGAGGGGCTTCTTCCTCCCGCGGCGGCCCTTATGGGAATTACTCTGCCGGAAGAAGGGGACGGATTGGTAGAGGGAAGCATTGTCAGTGAAGCCGAAACCATGAAGGCTGCGGCAACGGCCCTTTTGACCCGTAAAAACCCGACCCTTTTCCCGGGCCCTTTAATGCTCTGGGGCTGGGATGCGCATACCCGGGAGAAGACGGCGCCCTTTTTTGAGGTAGCGGCGGAGATTCCGGGGGTCCGAATTATTCCGATGCCTGATTATCGGCCCATTTATCCAAAAATTGACCCGGAGGCGGTGATCAATCCCTGCCATCCGAATCTAACCATCTGGCACAACAAGATCGAGGCCTGTGTCTTCATCGGCGTCCACTGCCATTATGCAAATATAACACTGAAGATGGTCCGCGCGGGGACGAATTGTTATACCATTGCCCTCTGTGCGGAAGCCGGACATGAAGATGCGATGGCCTCCATTCCTAACTTTGATGCTGAAAAGCTTGTCCGGTTCCGGGACGCTTTGAGGCAGGTGAAAAAAGACGGGCTCAAACCCCGTTACGAAGGACAAGGAATTATCCCGAGCGGATGGGTCCAGGTGGCCGGTTTGACGGGTGCAGATGTTTCAAAGCCAGACGAGAATAGCTCTTTTGACGGCCTTTCGACTGAGTTCGCACATGAATTGGCGAGTGGTTTGGACGAAAATGAAGAGTAGACACAGATTTTGCCGGTTGGTACTTGGCGATCTGAAAATGGGGGTCATATAAGTGAGCGATGTGGTGAAGGAAAAAGAGGAGGCGCATCTTCGAGGAGATGATCCTCGGACGGATGTCATTACCGAGAAGGTAACTAAGGAGGAAATAGAAGAGGAAAAGAAGGGTGCTGCGGCCCAAAAAGTTGTTGACCCGGACTATCTCTTTTTAAAGGCCCCCAGAGAAAAACAGTTTATCACGGGGAGTGAGGCCGCGAAGGAGGCCATTCGTCGTGCGAATGTCGACATTGCCATTGCCTATCCCATTACCCCTCAGAGCGAGACGATGCAGCAGGTGGGGTATCTCTACGCAGAAGGCTATGTTAAAGACTATTATCGGGCGGAAGAGGAAATCGGCGTCATGTCCGCTATTGCGGGGGCTTCCCGTGCGGGTGTGCGCTGTTTGACCGCGACTTCCGGACCGGGCCTCATGCGGGGGATTGAGCAAATACAGGCCTGGCCCGGTGGCCGTCTGCCTTCCGTTTTGCTGGTCATGTGCCGCGTTATCA encodes:
- a CDS encoding NADH-quinone oxidoreductase subunit L, with translation MQTFIAKLSILIPLLPLVAGLLIPILGKRIKENVYKIGLTAQVAAFFTALLALYQVSVGGPIQIGPLSFFGGNGIIPFGLFIDRLTAVMMVLVTSVSIVIHIFASRYLQEEPGYTRFYTLLSLITFVLLALVASPNLLMLFVFWQLLSWTLYLLLAYNITHLPSAQAAFKTLIILRIGDVFFLGGVILAYLVFGTLDFPLLFERAAAGPVSLSLLPGGLLTMDAVTAITLLIFIGAMSKSVQFPLHVWLPDTMHAPSPVSALMHAGIVNSGGFLLSRLAPLYGLSPTSLHVVFAVGALTTLIGALIMLTVNDVKKMLGYSTIAQMGYMIMECGLGAFALAIFHFIAHGLFKATLFLSSASTIQAAREEPKFPHSVNDAKPPAAFSPLTWGTGLFTTLLLPLLILLAAHDLFHIPLEEAHGAVIFLFFSWVTSSQAIISLYRLNAVASWKVAGAMVLALIFIVFTYLWAGELFTHFLFPEPGLADYYFQVAALPPFLFDSAVIVATLLIVLVWVNHYAEAHGRKFSKPVWMTDLQERSYVLCINRFYIDTLYVCLNKRMIYLANLIDKRVLARIP
- a CDS encoding P-II family nitrogen regulator — its product is MTSLVLHPMKEVRVIIPGEEQSFVIQILDTLKISGYTIIKNLSGKGRHGFHVSHPMFDETESLLMIMTVVPEEKVPPILSGLAPILDRDMGVMFVSDVAVSRLEHFSEPQGDG
- a CDS encoding DUF2309 domain-containing protein; this encodes MMPSPGKMDMMQIAINKQKKTYSDSARMGLRGLVRIASEINSAFWPMRSFVANNPLHSLEYLDFETAIRLCKDKLGGSGYLSNEIYRDYFTSGRILEEDVDFALKPLAQDKKLQLGGREVSQSEVLRVQLLVPTSPPDAAGPKILLQHSKDRTGLENLAETLKRVFKGKALSECLAATQEADAEKLAQGQTLSHWCDSSFGTMIVDRINGEMIRWCGAFLDEGQAPWEMPAREKGFYMAWKAAALETWDGAGIRNIREKVSHLPEHPEDAILESLHFLGIPESAWENYLSRHLAALPGWAAFANWRARQAEYEWQQAYPIDLVQILAVRLWYEREWVSKTCQIELDAGEVKPCQAISTYMEKVPAQYFLRKERTAVNLPAWLSEEVDLLLYAGSSAGNKCWDQLASRYEMEEGPDRDRLSRLFDAWRLTALAAGLKINPERLTDLAVDELTTLLSWLDDFPESRHGPVWLEAFEAGYRHSLIKKLERRTGKAEGRTARPTASPVTRPLAQAIFCIDVRSEPFRRQLEHVGHYETYGVAGFFSAFIRYRAFGSHHETDLFPVVMEAKNVIHEIPRNTEEKRVSRHLAGAKLLHVGHTLFHDLKENVITPYVMVESIGWFFAFPFFGKTFWPVEYADWVNRLLKRFAPPIATTMTLDKQTRGEVEEIIASEQCVTVRQALRGWLERSVVNVPHNQIKALRDWALNSDHIKDATSENTHQKALSHFKSEADATAFVEQLRVRHRITLGWSSARMEQITRTGYTLKEQAFTVETALRVMGLTENFARFVLFCAHGSSNENNPFAAALDCGACGGNSGVPNARVLAAMANKREVRELLSKKGLVIPEDTCFIAAEHDTTTDVVKLFDLEDLSAVSQQALSPLIEDLKKAGIMNNQERCRSLPDFKAGLSPLEAVENVRIRSRAWNQVRPEWGLSGNAAFIIGHRRLTEGIDLAGRVFLHSYDEDADPEGTLLEIIMTGPQVVTQWINMGYYFSMVDNEVYGSGNKIYHNVAGRIGIMYGPTSDLRTGLPWQTVTKGNRPYHEPMRLLVLIEAPRARINPIIARHKILQHYYHNRWVKLIALEGGRYYQYLPSSEWVEE
- a CDS encoding 2-oxoglutarate:ferredoxin oxidoreductase; this encodes MGQEKESAYRVVSGPEGLLPPAAALMGITLPEEGDGLVEGSIVSEAETMKAAATALLTRKNPTLFPGPLMLWGWDAHTREKTAPFFEVAAEIPGVRIIPMPDYRPIYPKIDPEAVINPCHPNLTIWHNKIEACVFIGVHCHYANITLKMVRAGTNCYTIALCAEAGHEDAMASIPNFDAEKLVRFRDALRQVKKDGLKPRYEGQGIIPSGWVQVAGLTGADVSKPDENSSFDGLSTEFAHELASGLDENEE